In Melitaea cinxia chromosome 11, ilMelCinx1.1, whole genome shotgun sequence, a genomic segment contains:
- the LOC123657782 gene encoding trypsin alpha-3-like, which produces MKLLIVVLGLALAVTAEEAIFADYHQEIGIPERARIDAAETAVDFDGSRIIGGQVSALGDVPHLAGLRITLTTGQTSVCGSSLISNTRLVTAAHCWRSGSFQASLFTVILGSVNYNFGGVRINTNDVVTHPNYNTNSLNNDVAVIRINSVTFNNNIRPIALATGSNNYVGATAVAAGFGRTSNFGGVSSVARHVSLQVIDNNTCASIYVPGTVVDSTLCTSNSGGRSTCGGDSGGPLAIGNTLIGITSFGSAGGCTVAPAGFARVTSFASWLSAQ; this is translated from the exons ATGAAACTTTTAATCGTCGTCCTTGGCCTGGCTCTAGCTGTTACAGCGGAAGAAGCTATCTTCGCTGATTATCATCAAGAGATCGGCATCCCCGAAAGGGCTCGCATAGACGCTGCTGAGACAGCCGTGGACTTCGATGGTTCCAGGATCATAGGAGGGCAGGTTTCAGCCCTAGGGGATGTACCCCATttg gcTGGTCTACGAATCACTTTGACCACCGGACAAACATCAGTTTGCGGATCTTCTCTTATTAGTAACACCAGACTGGTCACTGCTGCTCATTGTTGGAGAAGTGGTAGTTTCCAAGCTAGCCTTTTTACCGTTATTCTTGGATCTGTTAACTATAATTTTGGTGGCGTTCGTATCAACACCAACGATGTCGTTACGCATCCCAATTATAACACGAATAGCCTCAATAACGATGTTGCTGTGATTCGCATCAATTCCGTTACTTTCAACA ACAACATTCGGCCCATCGCGTTAGCCACTGGCTCCAACAACTATGTCGGTGCTACGGCTGTAGCTGCTGGTTTCGGAAGAACGAGTAATT tcGGCGGAGTATCAAGTGTAGCGAGACATGTAAGCCTGCAAGTAATTGATAACAACACATGTGCTAGCATATATGTCCCCGGAACCGTCGTCGATTCCACTTTATGCACTTCTAATAGCGGTGGCAGAAGCACCTGCGGAGGTGATTCAGGAGGCCCTCTCGCGATCGGCAATACATTG ATTGGTATCACTTCCTTCGGTTCAGCCGGCGGTTGCACGGTAGCTCCAGCTGGTTTTGCCAGAGTTACTTCGTTTGCTTCATGGCTCAGCGCACAATAG
- the LOC123658086 gene encoding uncharacterized protein LOC123658086, translated as MVSFDVQSLFTCLPVEDCISIVSRKLKENDMPIEYADLLKHCLTSGYMLWNNQFYKQVDGVAMGSPVSPVVADIFMEDFEETALRTSPITPRFYKRYVDDTFTILPSDKVSIFLHHLNSINSKIQFTMELEANKSLAFLDVLVIRNPNNTLSHTVYRKHTHTDRYLNGESHHHPTQLATVGKSLFQRARGICDERHLETELQHVKQVLRDNKLRVPRPHRSERVKPATVERVPAVLPFMKGVTDKIGFILKRASIKTFFKPPKTISQFLPSVKCHIPLQDAGVYKLDCDCGLSYIGQTKRSIKTRVKEHIADLKHRRYTKSAICEHSLDTASHYIRFDRPQILAKEHRFQPRMIREAIEIKKHPNFNREDGWQLPPAWDPIINIIKSKTKHNSLQIKDSIST; from the coding sequence ATGGTTAGTTTTGATGTGCAATCACTCTTTACATGCTTACCGGTTGAAGATTGCATTAGTATTGTGTCAAGAAAGCTGAAGGAAAATGACATGCCGATAGAATATGCTGACCTTCTCAAGCATTGCCTTACATCTGGCTACATGTTGTGGAATAATCAGTTCTACAAGCAAGTAGATGGCGTAGCGATGGGTTCACCAGTATCCCCCGTTGTTGCCGACATATTTATGGAGGACTTCGAGGAGACTGCTCTGCGTACCTCGCCCATAACACCCAGGTTCTACAAACGGTATGTAGATGATACTTTCACAATATTACCATCTGATAAAGTATCCATATTCTTACACCATCTTAACTCCATAAATTCCAAAATTCAATTCACAATGGAGTTGGAGGCAAATAAATCTTTAGCTTTCTTAGATGTATTAGTCATCCGTAATCCCAACAATACCTTAAGCCATACAGTGTATAGAAAGCATACCCATACGGATAGGTACTTAAACGGTGAATCACACCATCATCCAACACAGTTAGCTACCGTgggtaaatctttgtttcagagagcacgagggatctgcgatgagcgacacctggagaccgaacttcaacatgtcaagcaagtactgcgagacaacaagcttcgggtaccgcgtcctcatcgcagtgaacgtgtgaaaccagccaccgtcgaacgagtacctgctgtgctaccttttatgaaaggggtcactgacaagattggcttcatcttaaagcgagcttctataaaaacttttttcaagccgccaaaaacgataagtcaatttttaccatctgtcaagtgtcatatacccttacaagatgcaggagtatacaagcttgattgtgactgtggtctctcttatataggacaaacaaaacgatcgatcaaaactcgcgttaaagaacatatagctgacttaaaacatcgtcgctatactaagtccgcaatctgtgaacacagtctagacacagctagccattatattagattcgatagaccacagatcctcgcaaaagaacaccgattccaaccaaggatgatccgtgaggctattgaaattaaaaaacatccaaatttcaatagagaagatggctggcaattaccacctgcttgggaccccattattaatataattaaatcaaaaaccaagcataattcactacagattaaagactcaattagcaca
- the LOC123657598 gene encoding collagenase-like, whose protein sequence is MKLFIVVLGLALAVTAEETIFADYHLEVGIPERARIDAAEAAVDFDGSRIIGGQVTAQGAIPHLAVLRITLTNGQISTCGSSLISNTRLVTAAHCWRSRSYQASRFTVVLGTVNYSFGGVRIDTNDVVTHPNYNTNNLNNNVAVIRISSVTFNNNIRPIALATGSNDYVGATAVAAGFGSTSDFGAVSTVARHVSLQVIDNNTCARSYVAGIVVDSTLCTSNSGGRSPCLGDSGGPLAIGNTLIGIASFNSIHGCTTGPAGFARVTSFASWLSAQ, encoded by the exons ATGAAACTTTTCATCGTCGTCCTTGGCCTTGCTCTAGCTGTTACAGCAGAAGAAACTATCTTCGCTGATTACCATCTAGAGGTCGGCATCCCCGAAAGGGCTCGCATAGACGCTGCTGAGGCGGCAGTGGACTTCGATGGTTCCAGGATCATTGGAGGGCAGGTTACGGCCCAAGGGGCTATTCCCCATTTG gcTGTTCTACGAATCACATTGACCAACGGACAAATATCAACTTGCGGATCTTCTCTTATTAGTAACACCAGACTGGTCACTGCTGCTCATTGTTGGAGAAGTCGTAGTTACCAAGCTAGTCGTTTTACCGTCGTTCTTGGAACTGTTAACTACAGTTTTGGTGGCGTTCGTATCGACACCAACGATGTTGTTACGCATCCCAATTATAACACGAATAACCTCAATAACAATGTTGCTGTGATTCGCATCAGTTCCGTTACTTTCAACA ACAACATTCGGCCCATCGCGTTAGCCACTGGCTCCAACGACTATGTCGGTGCTACGGCTGTAGCTGCTGGTTTCGGAAGTACGAGTGATT tcGGCGCAGTATCAACTGTAGCGAGACATGTAAGCCTGCAAGTAATTGATAACAACACATGTGCTAGATCATATGTTGCCGGCATTGTCGTCGATTCCACTTTATGCACGTCTAATAGCGGTGGCAGAAGCCCCTGTTTAGGTGACTCAGGAGGCCCTCTCGCGATCGGCAATACATTG ATTGGTATCGCTTCCTTCAATTCGATCCACGGTTGCACGACAGGTCCAGCTGGTTTTGCCAGAGTTACCTCGTTTGCTTCTTGGCTCAGCGCACAATAG